A section of the Amycolatopsis sp. AA4 genome encodes:
- a CDS encoding KamA family radical SAM protein, producing the protein MTAIQEPVPTAAAFDQPYEYVRAELAEPDWRRFPGWHDVTEAEWRDAQWQRVHCVRNVKQLRALMGDLLEDRFYEDLLADQREMATMSMLLPPQMINTMAPHAGTDPAKVTEAFYADPIRRYMLPVRSDRHPAWPSHPHAERDSLHEAEMWVVEGLTHRYPTKVLAEMISTCPQYCGHCTRMDLVGNSTEQIEKHKLALKPVDRQDAMTDYLKRTPGVRDVVVSGGDVANVPWPQLESFLMRLMDIETVRDIRLATKALAALPQHWLQPKVTEGLQRVALTAQARGVNLAIHTHVNHAQSVTPLVAEAARTALQVGVRDVRNQGVLMRGVNDTPAALLDLCFALQGEANILPYYFYMCDMIPNAEHWRVAVWEAQELQHSIMGYLPGYATPRIVCDVPYVGKRWVHQLAEYDRDLGISYWTKNYRTGIEHEDPEALQRKYPYYDPIQTLPEAGQNWWADQKTR; encoded by the coding sequence ATGACTGCGATCCAGGAACCTGTGCCGACTGCCGCCGCCTTCGACCAGCCGTACGAGTACGTCCGCGCCGAGCTGGCAGAACCCGACTGGCGCCGCTTCCCCGGCTGGCACGACGTCACCGAGGCAGAGTGGCGGGACGCGCAGTGGCAGCGCGTGCACTGCGTGCGCAACGTCAAGCAGCTGCGGGCCCTGATGGGCGACCTGCTGGAGGACCGGTTCTACGAGGACCTGCTCGCCGACCAGCGCGAGATGGCCACGATGTCGATGCTGCTGCCGCCGCAGATGATCAACACGATGGCCCCGCACGCGGGCACCGACCCGGCGAAGGTCACCGAGGCGTTCTACGCCGACCCGATCCGCCGCTACATGCTTCCCGTGCGCAGCGACCGGCACCCGGCGTGGCCGAGCCACCCGCACGCCGAACGCGACTCGCTGCACGAGGCCGAGATGTGGGTCGTCGAGGGGCTCACCCACCGCTACCCGACCAAGGTGCTGGCCGAGATGATCTCGACCTGCCCGCAGTACTGCGGGCACTGCACCCGGATGGACCTCGTCGGCAACTCGACCGAACAGATCGAGAAGCACAAGCTCGCGCTCAAGCCGGTGGACCGCCAGGACGCCATGACCGACTACCTGAAGCGCACCCCCGGCGTCCGGGACGTGGTCGTGTCCGGCGGCGACGTGGCGAACGTGCCGTGGCCGCAGCTGGAGTCCTTCCTGATGCGCCTGATGGACATCGAGACGGTGCGCGACATCCGCTTAGCCACGAAGGCCCTCGCGGCGCTTCCCCAGCACTGGCTGCAGCCGAAGGTCACCGAGGGCTTGCAGCGGGTCGCTTTGACCGCGCAGGCGCGCGGGGTGAACCTGGCCATTCACACGCACGTGAACCACGCGCAGTCGGTGACGCCGCTGGTCGCGGAGGCAGCGCGGACGGCGTTGCAGGTCGGGGTCCGGGACGTGCGGAATCAGGGCGTGCTGATGCGCGGGGTCAACGACACTCCGGCCGCGCTGTTGGATCTTTGTTTTGCTTTGCAGGGCGAGGCCAATATCCTGCCTTACTACTTTTACATGTGCGACATGATTCCGAATGCGGAGCACTGGCGGGTCGCCGTTTGGGAAGCGCAGGAACTGCAGCATTCGATCATGGGGTATTTGCCGGGGTACGCGACGCCGCGGATCGTGTGCGACGTGCCTTACGTCGGGAAGCGGTGGGTGCACCAGCTCGCGGAATACGACCGCGACCTCGGGATTTCCTACTGGACCAAGAACTACCGGACCGGGATCGAACACGAGGACCCGGAGGCGTTGCAGCGGAAGTACCCGTATTACGACCCGATCCAGACGCTGCCCGAGGCCGGGCAGAACTGGTGGGCCGACCAGAAAACGCGCTGA
- a CDS encoding alpha/beta hydrolase: protein MTDLPAPTTPYLEPEAKKLAEDTDPHPRIYELPPEEGRRILSDLQSGEGVERPDVDEEWVEVDAGEWGTVRTRIIKPKGATGPLPVVFYIHGAGWVFGDDKTHDRLFRELAVGAGAAGVFPVYDWAPEKGYPTQVEQNYAVGQWLQENGAEHGLDTSRVAVAGESVGGCMSAVFAQMNKDRGGLALKAQILLYPVTGPDFDTQSYHQFAEHYYLTRDGMKWFWDAYTTDESKREEKYASPLRATLEDLAGLPPALVITAEADVLRDGGELYANKLREAGVEVTGVRISGTVHDFMLLDGLRDTPATNVARKLSVQALREALHQE from the coding sequence ATGACCGATCTTCCAGCCCCGACCACGCCGTATCTGGAGCCCGAGGCCAAGAAGCTCGCCGAGGACACCGACCCGCACCCGCGCATCTACGAGCTGCCGCCCGAGGAGGGGCGCAGGATTCTCAGCGACCTGCAGAGCGGCGAGGGTGTCGAGCGCCCGGACGTCGACGAGGAGTGGGTCGAGGTCGACGCCGGCGAGTGGGGCACCGTCCGCACCCGCATCATCAAGCCCAAGGGCGCCACCGGCCCGCTGCCGGTCGTGTTCTACATCCACGGCGCCGGCTGGGTCTTCGGCGACGACAAGACCCACGACCGCCTCTTCCGCGAACTCGCGGTCGGGGCCGGCGCCGCCGGTGTTTTCCCGGTCTACGACTGGGCGCCGGAGAAGGGGTACCCCACGCAGGTCGAGCAGAACTACGCCGTCGGCCAGTGGCTGCAGGAGAACGGCGCCGAGCACGGGCTCGACACCTCCCGTGTCGCCGTCGCCGGCGAGTCGGTCGGCGGATGCATGTCCGCGGTCTTCGCGCAGATGAACAAGGACCGCGGCGGGCTCGCGCTCAAGGCGCAGATCCTGCTCTATCCCGTGACGGGGCCGGATTTCGACACCCAGTCGTACCACCAGTTCGCGGAGCACTACTACCTCACGCGCGACGGGATGAAGTGGTTCTGGGACGCGTACACGACCGACGAGAGCAAGCGCGAGGAAAAGTACGCCTCGCCCCTGCGGGCCACCCTCGAAGACCTCGCGGGACTGCCGCCCGCACTCGTCATCACCGCGGAGGCGGACGTCCTGCGGGACGGCGGCGAGCTCTACGCGAACAAGCTCCGCGAGGCCGGCGTCGAGGTGACGGGCGTCCGCATCAGCGGGACCGTGCACGATTTCATGCTGCTGGACGGTCTGCGGGACACACCGGCCACCAACGTCGCGCGGAAGCTGTCCGTCCAGGCATTGCGCGAGGCGCTGCACCAGGAGTGA